The Rhodococcus antarcticus DNA segment CCTGCCCAAGGACATCCGGGCGTTCTCCGCGCGGGCGGGCGAGCTGGGGGTGGGCTCGGCGGTGGCGCTGCTGCGCGAGGTGGACGAGATCAACATGCGCCAGCGCCAACGGGTGGTGGACATGGCCACCGCGCAGCTGGGTGGCTCGCTGCTGGGCCGCCGGGTGGCCGTGCTGGGCGCTGCGTTCAAGCCGGAGACCGACGACGTGCGGGACTCGCCGGCGCTGAACGTGGCCGCCGCGCTGCACCTCAAGGGCGCCCAGGTCACGGTGTACGACCCGGTGGCCGTGCCCACCGCGCGCCGGATGTTCCCGACCCTGGGCTACGCCTCGTCCTGGGAGCAGGCGGCCACCGGTGCGGACGTGGTGCTGGTGCTCACCGAGTGGGCGGAGCTCACCACCCTGGACCCGGCGGCGGTCGGCGCCGTGGTCTCGGCCCGCAACCTGGTGGACGGGCGCAACTGCCTCGACGCGGCGCGGTGGCGGGCGGGGGGCTGGACCGTGGCGGGCATCGGCCGCCCCTGAGCCGAGAGCTGGTGCTGGCATCCCCGCCGATCGAACGTCCCGTGACTCCTGAACGCCGTGGCGCTCTGACGGGTGTGGCGAGGCGAGTTGACGCTCACTGCGGGTGAGACTTGCAGGAGGCAGGCCGGAAGGTGTGGCGAGGTCCGGTAGCTGTCAGCCGATAGGTTCTAGATCATCAGGACCGCACGGGGAGGTGTTGTGGACACAGGTGCGCGCGCAGCCGGTCAAGCGGGTGCGCCGAACGTCGCTGGTCTCCACGTCCTCTTCCTGTGCCACTCGGCCAAGCCGAGCGGCGCCGAGCTGGCCCTGCTAACCCTGACGCGACACATGGCGCCCGGCACGACGACGGTGCTGTTCGCCGAGGACGGCCCGCTGGTGGCGAGGTTCACCGCGGAAGGCGTCATGGCGGCAGTGGTGGACGGCATCCGGCGCGGAGGGAGCGCTCGCCGTTGCACGAGCCCCGCCGCGGCTCTCCGGGGTCTGATCGACCTCGCCCGCTACGGCCGTCGGGTCGCGAGCTGGGCGGCCGACCGCGAGGTCGACGTGGTGGTGGCCCGTTCGGTGAAGGCCCTGCTCTACGGGGCGGTGGCGGCCCGGTCCCCTGCACGTTCCCCTGGTGTGGAGCGTGCACGACCGGATAGCCGCCGACTACCTGGGTCGACTGTCAGCGCTGGCTGTGCGCAGCCTGGGCCGAGTACTGGCCCAGGGCTACCTGGTGAACAGCCGGACCACCAGCGCCACCATCTGGCCGGGCCACAAGCCTGTGCTGGTGGCCCCTCCCGCGCTCGACCGGTCGAGGTTCATCGTGGAGCCGGTCCGTCCTGAGGTCACCGCGCCGGTGCGGCGGGTGGTGATGGTGGGTCGGATCTCGCCGTGGAAGGGGCAGCACGTCTTCCTGGAGGCCTTCGAGCAGGTCTTCGCCGACACCGACGTCGAGGCGTACGTCGTCGGGGGTGCGTTGTTCGGGGAGCGGGAGTACGAGGCCGAGCTGCACAGGACGGCCTCGGCCGGGCGCTGTGCGGGCCGCATCCACTTCACCGGACACCTTGACGACGTCCGGCACCACCAGCTGTCGGCCGACGTGCTGGTGCACGCGTCCGTGGTGCCCGAACCTTTCGGGCTCGTGGTGAGCGAGGGCATGGCGGCTGGCTGCGCCGTCATCGCGACCACACCGGGTGGGCCCGCCGAGGTCATCACCGACGGTCGCGACGGACTGCTGGTGCCCTGCGGGGACGTGGACGCCATGGTGGCCGCGCTTCAGGAGCTGAAGGCCGACCCGGAGCTGGCGCAGCGGCTTCGCACCGCCGGACAGCGGAGCGTCCGTCGCTACGACGCCACGGTCCAGGCCGCCTGGGTGCAACCGTGGTTGCACGCCGTTGCGCACAGGGTGGCGCCGGCCAGGCCGGCAACCAGCTGGTCGGACGTGGCCATCCCGTGACCGGGATCGGCGTCGAGCTCGGCGGCGGGGTCCAGAAAGTCAGCTGCGAGGTGACGGTGGGCGTCAATGCGGCGCCCACCACAGCGACCGCATCGATCGCACCCAGCAGCCGTCGGGTCGCCCGTAGGGCAGTCTCCAGAGCGCTCACAGGTGGCAGCGCGGGGGAGACTTCTGGGCCGAGCTGAGGAACCGAGCGATGTGGGGGCGCGGCCCGTTCGACATGGGACCGACATGGGGCCACGTGCGGTCCTACGACGCAGCACCGGACGCGCCGTCACGACCTCCACGTCCACTCCGTTGGTCCGTCATGACGCCGGCCCATGCAAGCTCGCGTGGTCAGAAGCGACGGGAATCGGGGACGAGGGTTCCGTGGCCGCAACAAGCGTCACCCGGCGGATGGGTGACGAAGACCGCCGAAGGGTTCACGCGGCGTGGCTTGCGTGCCAAGGTGACGAGCAAGAGGGCGCGTTTGCGTCCGAGCGGGGCTGTCGAGGCCCTGTGGAGCTCGAGGGTACGGGGGACCGACGTGACCGTGCGTGACGTCGACACGGGTGGGCGATCCTGGCCCTCCCGGACTCCTGGCGACCCGCGGGCGCGGGTGCCGGCCGGCTCGCCGCCGAGTGGCACCCGCCGTCGCAGGGTCCCGGCGGCCTCCGCACGCCGCGCAGCACCGCCCAAGGTGGTGCACGACAGCAAGCGCTGGCAGGCGCCCTACCGCCTGCGCCTGCTCGTCACCGACACGCTGGTGGTCGTGGTGGCCGTGGTGGCGGCACAGCTGGCCCGCTTCGGCCCGCTCGACGTGGCGCTGTCCGTGGCCACGGACTCGGCCGTGTCGTACACGGTACTCAGCGTTGCCCTCGTCCTGTTGTGGTCGGCCTTCCTGGTTGCCTTCGCCACCCGGGACACCCGCATCCTCGGGGCTGGCGCGGAGGAGTACCGGCGCATCGGTGACGCGTCCCTGCGACTGTTCGGCGTGATCGCGATCGTGGCCTTCGTCGGCGGGTTCGAGGTGGCGCGCGGGTACCTCGCCGTCGCGTTCCCGCTGGGCCTGGTGGGCCTGGTGGCCGACCGGTGGCTCTGGCGGCACTGGCTGGTGCGGCGCCGGGCTCAGGGCTCCTACAGCTCGACGGTGGTGGTGCTGGGGTCGCGCCGGGCCGCTCGGGCCATGAGCACCCAGTTCGAGCGCGAATCCGACGCCGGCTACCGGGTGGTGGGGGTCTGCATCCCCGGATTCGACCCCCTGCGCGGCGACCGTCGGGGACGCTCGGACGAGCTGGACGTGGACGGCCACGTGGTGCCCGTGCTCGGCGACGAGACCTCCGTGCTGGAGGCACTGCTGGCCACGGGGGCGGACACGGTGGCCGTCACCGCCACCGAGGCGCTGGGGGCGGACGGCATGCGCGCGCTGGCCTGGGAGCTGGCCTCGCTCGACGTGGACCTGGTGGTGGCGCCGGGGGTGGTGGACGTGGCGGGGCCGCGGCTGCGCATCCGGCCGGTGGCGGGGCTGCCGCTGCTGCACGTGGAGGAGCCCCAGTACGAGGGGGCGGGCCGCTTCGCCAAGGTCGCCTTCGACGCCGTGGTCGCCGGGCTCGCCCTGGTGGTGGCCTCTCCCGTGCTGCTGCTGTCCGCGCTGGCCATCAAGACCACCAGCCGTGGCCCGCTGCTGTACCGGGCTCAGAGGGTGGGGCTGCGGGGCGAGACGTTCTCCATGCTCAAGCTGCGCACCATGGAGGACGGCGCCAGCAGCAGGGTCATCGAGCTCGCCGGCCTCGACGAGGGCTCGGGCCCGCTGTTCAAGATTCGCGACGATCCGCGGGTCACCCGGGTGGGTCGGATCCTGCGCCGCACCAGCATCGACGAGCTGCCGCAGCTGGTGAACGTTCTGCGCGGCCACATGAGCGTGGTGGGACCGCGCCCCCCGCTGCCCCGCGAGGTGGTGGCCTACACCGGGGACGTGCACCGCCGGCTGCTGGTCAAGCCCGGCATCACCGGACTGTGGCAGGTCAGCGGGCGCTCGGACCTCTCCTGGGAGGAGTCGGTGCGCCTGGACCTGTTCTACGTGGAGAACTGGTCGCTGGTGCAGGACCTCGTCATCGTCTGGCGCACGCTGCGGGCCGTGATCAGCCCCAAGGGCGCGTACTGAGCCGTTCCGCCCTGAGGCCAGCGGCACCAACACGTCAGCGCTCCGGCCCTCGAACGGCAGTGCGCTTCGGCGAACCCGACTGCGACGACGGCAGGGGGCCGAGGCCAGCGTCGGACGACGGTGAGACGGTGCGGAGAATCTTCCGCGGGTCCGGCCGTTGTGAGAGGCTCAACGCCGTGCCAACGAGGCGTCCGGCGGTGAACCGCTCGCTGGAAGCGTTGCGAGGGCTTGCCGCGATCTTCGTGGTGGCGGGTCATTCGCGCGACCTGGTGTACAGCAGC contains these protein-coding regions:
- a CDS encoding glycosyltransferase family 4 protein; the protein is MHDRIAADYLGRLSALAVRSLGRVLAQGYLVNSRTTSATIWPGHKPVLVAPPALDRSRFIVEPVRPEVTAPVRRVVMVGRISPWKGQHVFLEAFEQVFADTDVEAYVVGGALFGEREYEAELHRTASAGRCAGRIHFTGHLDDVRHHQLSADVLVHASVVPEPFGLVVSEGMAAGCAVIATTPGGPAEVITDGRDGLLVPCGDVDAMVAALQELKADPELAQRLRTAGQRSVRRYDATVQAAWVQPWLHAVAHRVAPARPATSWSDVAIP
- a CDS encoding sugar transferase, translated to MHDSKRWQAPYRLRLLVTDTLVVVVAVVAAQLARFGPLDVALSVATDSAVSYTVLSVALVLLWSAFLVAFATRDTRILGAGAEEYRRIGDASLRLFGVIAIVAFVGGFEVARGYLAVAFPLGLVGLVADRWLWRHWLVRRRAQGSYSSTVVVLGSRRAARAMSTQFERESDAGYRVVGVCIPGFDPLRGDRRGRSDELDVDGHVVPVLGDETSVLEALLATGADTVAVTATEALGADGMRALAWELASLDVDLVVAPGVVDVAGPRLRIRPVAGLPLLHVEEPQYEGAGRFAKVAFDAVVAGLALVVASPVLLLSALAIKTTSRGPLLYRAQRVGLRGETFSMLKLRTMEDGASSRVIELAGLDEGSGPLFKIRDDPRVTRVGRILRRTSIDELPQLVNVLRGHMSVVGPRPPLPREVVAYTGDVHRRLLVKPGITGLWQVSGRSDLSWEESVRLDLFYVENWSLVQDLVIVWRTLRAVISPKGAY